Within Sorangiineae bacterium MSr11367, the genomic segment TCCGCGGAATGCCCCACGGCGTCGGGCACGTCAGAGGGGACGCCGATGTGGATCACCTCGAGCTCGCCGGTGTGCCGGACGCCGCGCGGGGTGAGCAACCCGAGCTTCGGCTGCGCGAAGGTCAAGGTGAGATCCGCATGGAACGTCGGCCCGAGGGGCACGCCGGTGTCGCAGTCGAGGCCCGACGGGATGTCGAGCGCGACCCGCTTCACGGGTCCCAAGGTGTCCGAGTTGAGCAACTCGATGACCTCGGCCGCGAGCCCCGAAATGGCGCGGTCCAGGCCCGTGCCGAAGAGCGCGTCGACGACGACGGCCGCGCCCTCGAGCTCGATGCGGAGCAATTCCAGATCGGGCCCCTTCTGGAGGAGGTCCACCGTGCCACCGACGCCCACCCACGCGTCGCGGTTGATGCGCGCATCCTGGGTGAACTTCTCGGGCTTGCCGCACATGAACACGGCGGGATCGCCGCCGCGAAGCAGCAGATGGCGCGCCACCACGAAGCCATCGCCGCCGTTGTTTCCCGCGCCGCAGACGATGACCACGCGGCGTTTGCCTGCGAGCGCCAGAATGCGCTCGGCGGCACCGCGCCCAGCGTTCTCCATCAACACGATGCTCGGCACGTGGGCGACGTCGATGGCCCGCGCGTCGAATGCGCGCATCTGCGCGCGGGATAGAACGGGAATCACGGCGCCTCGAGCACCACCACTGCGGCAGCAATCCCCGCGTCGTGCGTGATGGTCACGTGCCAGCGTTCGACGTTGACCTTGCGCACCATGGCCAGCGCATTCCCATGAAGCTCGAGCCGCGGGCGCCCGCTAGGGGCGCGCCGGACTTGCACCTCGTGCCACCCGACACCGGGTGCACCATCGATGGCCTTCGCGAAGGCTTCCTTCGCCGCGAACCGCCCGGCCAACGCCGTGGGAGGATCCCGGCCCACCAGTTCCTCACGCTCTTCGGGGCTGCAGATGCGCGAAAAGAAGCGGTCCCCGTGGCGCTCGAGGGCGCGCCGCATACGATCGATGGAGCAGACGTCGATTCCGATGCCGACAATCATTGCGTAGAGCGTACTAGTGCGGACGCCCTCGGTCGATGGCCTCGGCCATGGCGCGCACCGCACCGCCGAGCGAAAGGAACACGGCGTCCGCAATGACGGCGTGACCGATGTTGAGCTCGACCAACTCGCGGATCCGCACCAGCTCGACCACATTGTCGCGGGTGAGGCCGTGGCCGGCCGCCACCTCGAGGCCCAGCCGATGTCCAAGTGCCGCCCCCTTTGCCAGCCGGTCGAGCTCCCGCGCGCGGGCCGCGGGATCGTGGAAGGCGTGGGCGTATTCGCCGGTGTGCAGCTCGATCTGCTGCACCCCCAGGCGGTGCGAGGCCTCGATTTGCGCCTCATCGGCGGCGATGAACAGACTCACCTTGATGCCCACGTCGAGCAGCGCCCGAACGTACTCGCCCAGGACGTCGCCGCCCCCCCGCACGTCGAGTCCGCCCTCGGTGGTGCGCTCCTCACGCCGCTCGGGAACGAGGGTGACCACGTCCGGGGACGTCTTCTGGGCAATGGCCACCATCTCCGCGGTCGCGGCCATCTCCAGGTTGAACACCTCGTCGGCGTCGCGCAGAAGCTCCCCTAGCCGGCGAACGTCGTCATCGACGATGTGCCGCCGATCCTCCCGCAGATGCGCGGTAATGCCGTGCGCACCCGCCTGAATGCAGATGCGCGCCGCCTCGATCGGATCGGGATAGGGGGTGTGCCGCGCATTGCGGAGGGTCGCAACGTGGTCGACATTGATGTGAAGGCGCATACCCTGCATACCTGCAGATGTAGCAGAGGCTGCGCCTTCTCGTCGCGAGTCCTTGCTAATCGTTGTCCGCCCCTGCTGCGTTTTCCGCGAGATCGTCGTCGGTCTTCGGGGTCGACAAGAGTTCACCGTTCGGGCCGTCGCGGCGCACGATGAAGGTCTTGCGCGTCGAGGTGTCCGGGCTCTCCCGGGCCACGATGCTGATGATGTTCACACCGGGCCGGAGCGGCAGGTCGGCCTCGAAGGGCAGCTTCTTCGGATCGGCCCCGCCGCGGTTCGAGCGGTAAAACACCTTGCGCGAGCCCACGAAGATGAACGCATCGAGCAGCCGTTCGCTGTCCGTCGCCGTCGCCTTGATGGCCGTGTGCGCATCGCGCGTGAAGAGCGACGTGGCCGCCAGCTCGATGGCCGGCGGCGCGTGC encodes:
- a CDS encoding holo-ACP synthase; the protein is MIVGIGIDVCSIDRMRRALERHGDRFFSRICSPEEREELVGRDPPTALAGRFAAKEAFAKAIDGAPGVGWHEVQVRRAPSGRPRLELHGNALAMVRKVNVERWHVTITHDAGIAAAVVVLEAP
- a CDS encoding pyridoxine 5'-phosphate synthase translates to MRLHINVDHVATLRNARHTPYPDPIEAARICIQAGAHGITAHLREDRRHIVDDDVRRLGELLRDADEVFNLEMAATAEMVAIAQKTSPDVVTLVPERREERTTEGGLDVRGGGDVLGEYVRALLDVGIKVSLFIAADEAQIEASHRLGVQQIELHTGEYAHAFHDPAARARELDRLAKGAALGHRLGLEVAAGHGLTRDNVVELVRIRELVELNIGHAVIADAVFLSLGGAVRAMAEAIDRGRPH